From the genome of Hymenobacter sp. PAMC 26628, one region includes:
- a CDS encoding APC family permease encodes MQSQPYKISFLTGAAIVVANMVGTGVFTSLGFQVLDIQSGFALLMLWAVGGLIALCGAVSYGELAAAMPRSGGEYHYLGQIYHPALGFLSGWVSATVGFAAPTALAALALGEYAKSVWPGLGQAVVAGTAITGASSLGVGVVLALTLVHGTSTRAGSRLQIVITALKVAILVVFIGAGLVVGEGQPLHYAPDAAGWRAVLSPAFAVSLVYVSYAYSGWNAAAYLTGEIQNPGRNLSRILLAGTAVVLLLYVGLNYVFLRSTPLAGLKGQVEVGFVAATSLFGAPAGRLAGGIIAALLVSTISSMIFAGPRIVQAMGEDLPALRFFAAKSRAGVPVRALLLQTGITLAFILRPSFKEILVYAGFVLNLFTFLTVLGLFVLRWKKPNLLRPYRAWGYPFTPLIFLGLSGWTLAFILREKPTESRYGLLTLAGGLVVYVATTRFFRSPRPAPNP; translated from the coding sequence GTGCAAAGTCAACCATACAAAATAAGTTTCCTCACCGGGGCGGCCATCGTGGTGGCCAACATGGTGGGCACGGGCGTTTTCACCAGCCTGGGGTTTCAGGTGCTCGACATCCAAAGCGGCTTCGCGCTGCTGATGCTGTGGGCCGTGGGAGGCCTCATTGCGCTGTGCGGGGCCGTCAGCTACGGCGAGCTGGCGGCGGCCATGCCCCGCTCGGGCGGCGAGTACCATTACCTGGGGCAAATTTACCACCCGGCGCTGGGTTTTTTATCGGGCTGGGTATCGGCTACCGTCGGCTTTGCGGCCCCCACGGCTTTGGCGGCGCTGGCTTTGGGCGAATACGCGAAAAGCGTGTGGCCCGGCCTGGGCCAGGCCGTGGTGGCGGGCACCGCCATTACCGGGGCCAGCTCGCTCGGTGTGGGCGTGGTGCTGGCCCTCACGCTAGTGCACGGCACCAGCACTCGCGCTGGCAGCCGCTTGCAAATCGTCATCACCGCCCTGAAAGTGGCCATTCTGGTCGTGTTCATCGGCGCCGGCTTAGTGGTAGGGGAGGGGCAGCCCCTGCACTACGCCCCCGATGCCGCCGGCTGGCGGGCGGTGCTCAGCCCCGCTTTCGCCGTGAGCTTGGTGTACGTGAGCTACGCCTACTCGGGCTGGAACGCCGCCGCTTACCTCACCGGCGAAATCCAAAACCCTGGCCGCAACCTCTCGCGCATTTTGCTGGCCGGTACTGCCGTGGTGCTCCTCTTATACGTGGGACTGAACTACGTATTCCTCCGCTCCACGCCGCTGGCCGGGCTGAAGGGGCAGGTGGAGGTCGGGTTTGTAGCCGCCACTTCGCTGTTTGGGGCCCCGGCGGGCCGTCTGGCGGGAGGCATCATCGCGGCGCTGCTCGTTTCCACCATCAGCTCGATGATTTTTGCGGGGCCCCGCATTGTGCAGGCCATGGGCGAAGACCTGCCGGCCCTGCGCTTCTTCGCTGCCAAAAGCCGCGCCGGCGTCCCCGTTAGGGCCCTGCTGCTGCAAACGGGCATCACGCTGGCGTTCATCCTGCGGCCCAGTTTCAAGGAAATCCTGGTGTATGCCGGCTTCGTGCTGAACCTGTTCACCTTCCTCACCGTGCTGGGCCTGTTTGTACTGCGCTGGAAAAAGCCTAACCTCCTGCGTCCGTACCGGGCCTGGGGCTATCCATTTACTCCCCTGATTTTCCTGGGCTTGAGCGGCTGGACGCTTGCCTTCATCCTGCGCGAAAAACCCACGGAATCGCGCTACGGCTTGCTAACGCTGGCGGGTGGCCTGGTGGTGTACGTGGCAACCACCCGATTTTTCCGCTCGCCCCGGCCTGCGCCCAACCCGTAA
- the tsaB gene encoding tRNA (adenosine(37)-N6)-threonylcarbamoyltransferase complex dimerization subunit type 1 TsaB codes for MLLLSLETSSPVCSVALHDVADGRLIGQSELRLEKSHSTHLTVLIEQLLENTGHVLADLAAVAVSDGPGSYTGLRIGAAAAKGLCFALDIPLVAVSTLGALAAQVAAVTADAEKTLFCPMLDARRMEVYTALYAHDGQEVLAPAPLILAPGALAEQLVHRRVLCFGNGAAKFRPLVAEQANIGFLASIEPSAVAVGALGVAAFRRQAFQDVAYYEPFYLKEVYTTTPKTSSPV; via the coding sequence ATGCTTCTCCTTTCCCTCGAAACCTCTTCCCCCGTCTGCTCCGTCGCGCTGCACGACGTGGCCGACGGCCGCCTGATTGGCCAGTCCGAGCTGCGGCTGGAAAAGTCGCACTCCACGCACCTCACCGTATTAATTGAGCAATTGCTTGAAAACACCGGCCACGTTCTGGCTGATCTTGCCGCAGTAGCCGTGAGCGACGGGCCCGGCTCCTACACGGGGTTGCGGATTGGGGCGGCGGCGGCTAAGGGCCTGTGCTTCGCGCTGGATATTCCGCTGGTGGCGGTGAGCACGCTGGGGGCCCTGGCGGCGCAAGTGGCCGCCGTGACGGCGGATGCGGAAAAAACGCTGTTTTGCCCGATGCTGGACGCGCGGCGCATGGAAGTGTACACCGCCCTCTACGCCCACGATGGGCAGGAAGTGCTGGCGCCCGCGCCCCTCATCCTCGCGCCCGGGGCCCTGGCCGAACAATTGGTCCACCGCCGGGTGTTATGCTTTGGCAACGGCGCGGCTAAGTTTCGGCCGCTGGTGGCGGAACAAGCCAACATCGGCTTCTTGGCCAGCATCGAGCCGTCGGCCGTGGCGGTGGGGGCCCTGGGCGTGGCCGCTTTTCGCCGCCAGGCGTTCCAGGACGTGGCCTATTACGAGCCGTTTTATTTGAAAGAAGTGTACACGACCACGCCCAAAACGTCGTCGCCAGTTTAG
- a CDS encoding DUF2480 family protein has protein sequence MEPLFTNRVANSGLVTLNLEEFIHAGERVLYDIKDNLFHGLILREKDFREFIKTHDWAQYDGQNVAIICSADAIVPTWAYMLLAIKLQNHAHRYVFGDLGALEQSLFEEAIAGLDAEEYRDAKVVVKGCGEKPVPTFAYVAIMQKLLPVTSSIMYGEPCSTVPLYKKPKAAVIE, from the coding sequence ATGGAACCGCTTTTCACCAACCGCGTCGCCAACAGCGGCCTCGTCACCCTCAACCTGGAAGAATTCATTCACGCCGGCGAGCGGGTGCTTTACGACATCAAGGACAACCTGTTCCACGGCCTCATCCTGCGCGAAAAGGATTTCCGCGAGTTCATCAAAACCCACGATTGGGCCCAGTACGACGGCCAAAACGTGGCCATTATCTGCTCGGCCGATGCCATTGTGCCCACCTGGGCCTATATGCTGCTCGCTATTAAGCTGCAAAACCACGCCCACCGCTACGTATTTGGCGACTTGGGGGCCCTGGAACAGTCGCTGTTTGAAGAAGCCATTGCCGGCCTCGACGCTGAAGAATACCGCGACGCCAAAGTGGTGGTGAAGGGCTGCGGCGAAAAGCCCGTGCCCACGTTCGCCTACGTGGCCATCATGCAGAAGCTGCTGCCCGTCACGAGCAGCATCATGTACGGCGAGCCGTGCAGCACCGTGCCGCTCTACAAAAAGCCCAAAGCGGCCGTGATAGAGTAG
- a CDS encoding S41 family peptidase has translation MTLRHKFFAGAALGSAALLFSFRTAADNERYFEIAKNLDIFATTFREVNTYYVDEINPSKLVKTGLDAMLKSLDPYTNYIPEDDIEDFRTMTTGQYGGIGILTVKRNGKTVVQSAYEGYPAQKAGLLPGDEIISVNGVVIEKKSNYDISKLLKGQALSVVKLLVTRYGQDKPVEVAITRDKIQVENVPYVGMISPEVGYFQLATFTVDAGKEVRAAVTKLKAQGAKKIVFDIRDNPGGLLNEAVNISNLFIDKGLDVVSTKGKVTEWNKTYKALDLPLDTQIPVAIITSNRSASASEIVSGVLQDYDRAVLVGERTFGKGLVQATRPLSYNSQLKVTTAKYYIPSGRCIQEIDYSHRADDGTLGKFPDSLRTAFKTTAGRTVYDGGGVAPDVEVADREIADITRVLLQKSYLFDYATRFRSEHASIAPAREFKLSEPDYQKFVAYLQGKNISYSTDSEKSLTDLGKRLKEEKHYDDVKTELEAMRRKMVVNKANDLQRFKPEIKEILEQEIVSRYYYEKGRTEAGFDDDPNILAAVAVLNDPNRYAALLKPSGQAASARKSAGTK, from the coding sequence ATGACCCTCCGACACAAATTTTTTGCCGGTGCCGCACTCGGTAGCGCCGCGCTCCTGTTTTCGTTCCGTACCGCTGCCGATAACGAGCGCTACTTCGAGATTGCCAAAAACCTCGACATTTTCGCCACCACGTTCCGCGAGGTGAACACTTACTACGTAGACGAAATCAACCCCAGCAAGTTGGTGAAAACGGGTCTCGACGCCATGCTCAAATCGCTCGACCCCTACACCAACTACATCCCGGAGGACGACATCGAGGATTTTCGTACCATGACGACCGGACAGTACGGCGGCATTGGCATCCTGACGGTGAAGCGCAACGGCAAAACCGTGGTGCAGAGCGCCTACGAAGGCTACCCGGCCCAAAAAGCGGGCCTCCTGCCGGGCGATGAAATCATCAGCGTCAACGGCGTGGTGATTGAGAAAAAGTCGAACTACGATATCAGCAAGCTGCTCAAGGGCCAGGCCCTGTCGGTGGTAAAGCTGCTTGTGACGCGCTACGGCCAGGACAAGCCGGTGGAAGTAGCCATCACCCGCGATAAAATTCAGGTTGAAAACGTGCCTTACGTGGGCATGATTTCGCCCGAAGTTGGCTACTTCCAACTCGCCACCTTCACCGTGGACGCGGGTAAGGAAGTGCGCGCCGCCGTAACCAAGCTCAAGGCCCAGGGCGCGAAAAAAATCGTGTTCGACATCCGCGATAATCCCGGCGGCCTGCTGAATGAAGCGGTAAATATCTCCAACTTGTTCATCGACAAGGGCCTGGATGTGGTAAGTACCAAAGGCAAGGTGACGGAGTGGAACAAGACCTACAAGGCCCTCGACCTGCCGCTGGATACCCAAATCCCGGTGGCTATCATCACGAGCAACCGCTCGGCCTCGGCCTCGGAAATTGTATCGGGTGTGTTGCAGGACTATGACCGCGCCGTGCTGGTGGGCGAGCGCACCTTCGGGAAGGGCCTCGTGCAAGCCACCCGGCCCCTGAGCTACAACTCGCAGTTGAAGGTGACGACCGCCAAGTACTACATCCCCAGCGGCCGCTGCATCCAGGAGATTGACTATAGCCACCGCGCCGACGACGGCACACTGGGCAAATTCCCCGACTCGCTGCGCACGGCCTTCAAAACCACCGCCGGTCGTACCGTGTACGATGGCGGCGGCGTGGCCCCGGATGTGGAAGTGGCCGACCGCGAAATCGCTGACATCACCCGCGTGCTGCTCCAGAAAAGCTACTTGTTTGACTACGCCACCCGCTTCCGGTCCGAGCACGCCAGCATTGCCCCGGCTCGCGAATTCAAGCTTTCGGAGCCTGATTACCAGAAGTTTGTGGCCTACCTCCAGGGCAAAAACATCAGCTACAGCACCGATTCCGAGAAATCCCTGACCGACCTCGGCAAGCGGCTGAAGGAGGAAAAGCATTACGACGACGTGAAAACCGAGCTGGAAGCCATGCGGCGCAAAATGGTCGTTAATAAAGCCAACGATTTGCAGCGCTTCAAGCCCGAAATCAAGGAAATCCTGGAGCAGGAAATCGTGTCGCGCTACTACTACGAGAAGGGCCGCACCGAGGCTGGCTTCGACGACGACCCCAATATTCTCGCCGCCGTAGCCGTCCTCAACGACCCCAACCGCTACGCCGCCCTGCTGAAACCCAGCGGCCAGGCCGCCAGCGCCCGCAAGTCGGCGGGCACGAAGTAG